CAGATGATTGGTTCTTCTTTCCTTAAGCTTGCTTTCCAAGGATTCTACGTTTATGTAGTAATCGGTCAAAAAAATATATAAGGAGGAAGCATGTTCAAGATAGTAAAACGGGAAGAACTTGTGGCATCTTCGGTAACTCTCCATGAGATCCATGCGCCAAGGGTTGCCCGCAAAGCAAAGCCCGGTCAGTTTCTTATTCTAAAAGCTACGGAAACCGGTGAACGTATCCCTCTGACCATGGCGGATACGGATGCCGAAGCAGGTACGGTTACGGTTATTTTCATGGTGGTGGGTAAATCCACAGCCCTTTTTGCTTCTTTGAAGGAAGGGGATGCATACGCAGATCTCATCGGTCCTCTGGGCCGTGCCACGGATATTGAAAAAGTTGGGCATGTGGTCTGTATTGGCGGCGGAACAGGCATTGCCGTTTTGCATCCCATTGCCAGAGCCATGAAGCAGGCGGGTAATCGCCTCACCACCATCCTTGGTGCCAGAAGTGCGGATTTCATGATCCTTAAAGATCGGATGTCAGCCCTTGCGGATACCTTCCT
This is a stretch of genomic DNA from Desulfobotulus mexicanus. It encodes these proteins:
- a CDS encoding sulfide/dihydroorotate dehydrogenase-like FAD/NAD-binding protein, yielding MFKIVKREELVASSVTLHEIHAPRVARKAKPGQFLILKATETGERIPLTMADTDAEAGTVTVIFMVVGKSTALFASLKEGDAYADLIGPLGRATDIEKVGHVVCIGGGTGIAVLHPIARAMKQAGNRLTTILGARSADFMILKDRMSALADTFLPMSDDGSVGKKGFVTEALKEVLEQDKPDMVVAIGPVPMMKAVSEMTRPYGIHTLVSLNPIMIDGTGMCGGCRVSVGDKVKFACVDGPEFDGHAVDFDGLAQRLNAYREEENAAMEDHKCRMETAP